From the genome of Amycolatopsis sp. NBC_01488, one region includes:
- a CDS encoding Rieske 2Fe-2S domain-containing protein: MTDTVGDKQAPPARQTTVGGPGRRDWSTWPRYEAAALGFREYWYPVAWSRKIGKKPRAIQVLGEKIMLIRDGGAVRALHDRCPHRGVPLSHEMSSQEFPGTWSCCYHGWTFDLETGVLVAAITDGPESPICGKVTVRTYPVEEARGLVWVWLGDGPAHPFAEDVPEELLDPDAVVVGRITVRDGNWRFGAENGFDDGHAKWLHRNALWTKRVKMPVWSEMKVIRDGPWITRRKDKMHYSASFPGLGDFPKKKWYRRREGNKTKVSLRLPGTLRVKYAEWSHFEWWVAATAENHTYVQLAVMNQGKWRNRRFWLYYWTWARWVFHGMFNDEDRLMVEVTDAPPERLYRPDVSLTEWRRMVEEEARRSPVEVVKERQAEKRRAKHD, translated from the coding sequence ATGACCGACACCGTCGGTGACAAGCAGGCCCCTCCGGCGCGGCAGACGACCGTCGGCGGCCCCGGCCGCCGCGACTGGTCGACCTGGCCCCGCTACGAAGCGGCGGCGCTCGGCTTCCGCGAGTACTGGTACCCGGTGGCGTGGTCGCGCAAGATCGGCAAGAAGCCGCGCGCGATCCAGGTGCTCGGTGAGAAGATCATGCTGATCCGCGACGGTGGCGCGGTCCGCGCGCTGCACGACCGGTGCCCGCACCGCGGGGTCCCGCTGAGCCACGAGATGTCGTCGCAGGAGTTCCCCGGCACGTGGAGCTGCTGCTACCACGGCTGGACGTTCGACCTGGAGACCGGCGTGCTGGTCGCCGCGATCACCGACGGCCCGGAGTCGCCGATCTGCGGCAAGGTCACCGTGCGGACGTACCCGGTCGAGGAGGCCCGCGGCCTGGTGTGGGTGTGGCTGGGCGACGGCCCGGCCCACCCGTTCGCCGAGGACGTCCCGGAGGAGCTGCTCGACCCGGACGCGGTCGTCGTCGGCCGGATCACCGTGCGGGACGGCAACTGGCGCTTCGGCGCCGAGAACGGCTTCGACGACGGCCACGCGAAATGGCTGCACCGCAACGCGTTGTGGACCAAGCGCGTCAAGATGCCGGTGTGGAGCGAGATGAAGGTCATCCGCGACGGGCCGTGGATCACCCGCCGCAAGGACAAGATGCACTACAGCGCCTCGTTCCCCGGCCTCGGCGACTTCCCGAAGAAGAAGTGGTACCGCCGGCGCGAAGGCAACAAGACGAAGGTGTCGCTGCGGCTGCCGGGCACGCTGCGGGTGAAGTACGCGGAGTGGTCGCACTTCGAGTGGTGGGTCGCCGCGACGGCGGAGAACCACACGTACGTCCAGCTCGCCGTGATGAACCAGGGCAAGTGGCGCAACCGCCGGTTTTGGCTCTACTACTGGACGTGGGCGCGCTGGGTGTTCCACGGCATGTTCAACGACGAGGACCGGCTGATGGTCGAGGTGACCGACGCCCCGCCGGAGCGCCTGTACCGCCCCGACGTCTCGCTGACCGAGTGGCGGCGGATGGTCGAGGAGGAGGCCCGGCGCAGCCCGGTCGAGGTCGTCAAGGAGCGCCAGGCGGAGAAGAGGCGGGCGAAGCATGACTGA
- a CDS encoding UbiX family flavin prenyltransferase: protein MTEPFRLVVGMSGSSGAIYGIRLLEILKGMPEVETHLVVTPAARQTIAFETDWTPDSVASLADFTYRPGDIAAPISSGSFPIDAMIVLPCSVRSLGAIAWSQNDSLLVRAADVTLKERRKLVVALRETPLHLGHLRAMTQVTEMGGILAPLMPAFYGRPKTVGDLVDHQVGRLCDLLGIRPPDELVERWHGPAQV, encoded by the coding sequence ATGACTGAGCCGTTCCGGCTGGTGGTCGGGATGTCCGGCTCCAGCGGCGCGATCTACGGGATCCGCCTGCTGGAGATCCTCAAGGGCATGCCCGAGGTGGAGACGCACCTGGTGGTCACACCGGCGGCGCGGCAGACGATCGCGTTCGAGACGGACTGGACGCCGGATTCCGTCGCTTCCCTGGCGGATTTCACCTATCGGCCCGGTGACATCGCGGCGCCGATTTCGAGCGGGTCGTTCCCGATCGACGCGATGATCGTGCTGCCGTGCTCGGTGCGCAGTCTCGGGGCGATTGCCTGGTCGCAGAACGACAGTCTTTTGGTTCGTGCGGCCGATGTGACGCTGAAGGAGCGGCGGAAGCTCGTCGTCGCGTTGCGCGAGACGCCGTTGCACCTGGGTCACCTCCGCGCGATGACGCAGGTGACGGAGATGGGCGGGATCCTGGCGCCGCTGATGCCCGCGTTCTACGGACGCCCGAAGACGGTGGGTGACCTGGTGGATCACCAGGTCGGCCGGCTCTGCGACCTGCTCGGGATCCGGCCGCCGGACGAGCTGGTCGAACGCTGGCACGGCCCCGCGCAGGTTTAA
- a CDS encoding UbiD family decarboxylase has product MAKDLRTFLAELEPGQVKVVRKPVDPEFEVTALVDRMEDDPAYPGFPAVLCENVGGSEIPLLINLHGTYERLARSIGADVRSMVPEYALREGSGIKPVTVDTAPVQEVVLTGDDIDVGLLPLLKHQELDAGKYITSAVTICRDPDSGKINAGIFRHQQQGSDQVGIQVNPAHHTAYVLRKLREQRKPMEVALVIGHHPALLMGAVSKLEGIGGELDVVGGLLGEPLEMVPCKTVDLEVPARAEIVIEGVIDTDPDATAVEGPFGEYPRFYTRTGPQPYVKITAITMRRKPIFVDVFNAHTEHSMLGGLPRMGSIYRRVKEAVPTVTGVHLPLSGMARSHLYLSMSKRVEGEPKLAACAALAVDPLLKHVFVVDDDVDVFNEVETLWCLATRFQADRDLTIMPGFLGGQLNPVTYGHNRDEKGPMETKLIFDCTKPVPPAVFPPSCRVPPEVVARVDHRALLEDGDALASYLD; this is encoded by the coding sequence ATGGCAAAGGATCTGCGGACATTCCTGGCCGAGCTGGAGCCGGGCCAGGTCAAGGTCGTGCGCAAGCCGGTCGATCCCGAGTTCGAGGTCACCGCGCTGGTCGACCGCATGGAGGACGACCCCGCGTACCCCGGCTTCCCGGCGGTGCTGTGCGAAAACGTCGGCGGCTCCGAGATCCCGTTGCTCATCAACCTGCACGGCACCTACGAGCGGCTCGCGCGCAGCATCGGCGCGGACGTCCGCTCGATGGTGCCCGAGTACGCGCTGCGCGAGGGGTCCGGGATCAAGCCGGTCACCGTGGACACCGCGCCGGTGCAGGAGGTCGTGCTCACCGGCGACGACATCGACGTCGGCCTGCTGCCGCTGCTCAAGCACCAGGAGCTGGACGCGGGCAAGTACATCACCTCGGCCGTGACCATCTGCCGCGACCCCGACAGCGGCAAGATCAACGCGGGCATCTTCCGCCACCAGCAGCAGGGCAGCGACCAGGTGGGCATCCAGGTCAACCCGGCCCACCACACCGCTTACGTGCTGCGCAAGCTGCGCGAGCAGCGGAAGCCGATGGAGGTGGCGCTGGTCATCGGCCACCACCCGGCGCTGCTGATGGGCGCGGTGTCCAAGCTGGAGGGCATCGGCGGCGAGCTCGACGTCGTGGGCGGCCTGCTCGGCGAACCGCTGGAGATGGTGCCCTGCAAGACGGTCGACCTCGAAGTGCCGGCCCGCGCCGAGATCGTCATCGAGGGCGTGATCGACACCGACCCGGACGCGACGGCCGTCGAAGGCCCGTTCGGCGAGTACCCGCGGTTCTACACCCGCACCGGCCCGCAACCGTACGTGAAGATCACCGCGATCACCATGCGCCGCAAGCCCATCTTCGTCGACGTCTTCAACGCCCACACCGAGCACAGCATGCTGGGCGGGCTCCCCCGGATGGGCAGCATCTACCGCCGGGTCAAGGAAGCGGTCCCGACGGTGACCGGCGTGCACCTCCCGCTGTCGGGCATGGCGCGGTCGCACCTGTACCTGTCGATGAGCAAGCGCGTCGAGGGCGAGCCGAAGCTCGCGGCGTGCGCTGCGCTGGCGGTCGACCCGCTGCTCAAGCACGTGTTCGTGGTGGACGACGACGTCGACGTGTTCAACGAAGTCGAGACGCTGTGGTGCCTGGCGACGCGCTTCCAGGCCGACCGCGACCTGACGATCATGCCGGGTTTCCTCGGCGGTCAGCTCAACCCGGTGACCTACGGGCACAATCGGGACGAGAAGGGCCCGATGGAGACGAAGCTGATCTTCGACTGCACGAAACCCGTGCCGCCGGCGGTGTTCCCGCCGTCGTGCCGGGTACCTCCGGAGGTGGTGGCGCGGGTGGACCACCGCGCGCTGCTGGAGGACGGGGACGCGCTGGCGTCCTATTTGGACTGA
- the aceA gene encoding isocitrate lyase, which produces MTVTAAPPREAAAAELARSWAEDPRWRGVRRDYSAEDVLRLRGSVTEEHTLARLGAERLWNLLHTQAYVHSLGALTGNQAVQQVRAGLKAIYLSGWQVAADANLSGHTYPDQSLYPANSVPQVVRRINNALLRADQISWAEDEKDAPHWLAPIVADAEAGFGGVLNAFELMKGMIAGGAAGVHWEDQLAAEKKCGHLGGKVLIPTSQHVRTLQAARLAADVCDVPSLVIARTDAQAANLITSDVDDRDKPFLTGERTPEGYHRVRGGIEPCIARGLAYAPYSDLLWMETSKPDLEVARRFAEAIKAEYPDQLLAYNCSPSFNWKQHLDDATIAKFQRELGHMGYKFQFITLAGFHALNHSMFALARDYADEGMTAYVELQEREFAAEAAGYTATRHQREVGTGYFDLVSTVVNPSSNTVALMDSTEKSQFY; this is translated from the coding sequence ATGACCGTCACCGCAGCGCCGCCCCGCGAAGCCGCGGCGGCCGAACTGGCCCGGTCCTGGGCCGAGGATCCCCGGTGGCGCGGAGTCCGCCGGGACTACTCCGCCGAGGACGTCCTGCGGCTGCGCGGCAGCGTGACCGAGGAGCACACGCTGGCCCGGCTGGGCGCGGAGCGGCTCTGGAACCTCCTGCACACGCAAGCCTACGTCCACTCGCTGGGCGCGCTCACCGGAAACCAGGCCGTGCAGCAGGTGCGCGCCGGCCTCAAGGCCATCTACCTCTCCGGCTGGCAGGTCGCCGCCGACGCGAACCTCTCCGGCCACACCTACCCCGACCAGAGCCTCTACCCGGCCAACTCCGTGCCGCAGGTCGTCCGCCGGATCAACAACGCGCTGCTGCGCGCCGACCAGATCAGCTGGGCCGAGGACGAAAAGGACGCTCCGCACTGGCTGGCGCCGATCGTCGCGGACGCCGAGGCGGGTTTCGGTGGCGTGCTCAACGCGTTCGAGCTGATGAAGGGCATGATCGCCGGCGGTGCCGCGGGCGTCCACTGGGAAGACCAGCTGGCCGCGGAGAAGAAGTGCGGCCACCTCGGCGGCAAGGTGCTCATCCCGACGTCCCAGCACGTCCGCACGCTGCAGGCCGCGCGCCTGGCCGCCGACGTCTGCGACGTCCCCAGCCTCGTCATCGCCCGCACCGACGCCCAGGCCGCGAACCTCATCACCAGCGACGTCGACGACCGCGACAAGCCGTTCCTGACCGGCGAGCGGACCCCCGAGGGCTACCACCGCGTCCGCGGCGGCATCGAGCCCTGTATCGCCCGTGGCCTCGCCTACGCGCCGTACTCCGATCTGCTGTGGATGGAGACGTCCAAGCCGGACCTCGAGGTCGCACGCCGGTTCGCCGAGGCGATCAAGGCCGAGTACCCCGATCAGCTGCTGGCCTACAACTGCTCGCCGTCGTTCAACTGGAAGCAGCACCTCGACGACGCGACGATCGCGAAGTTCCAGCGCGAGCTGGGGCACATGGGCTACAAGTTCCAGTTCATCACCCTCGCGGGCTTCCACGCGCTGAACCACTCGATGTTCGCCCTGGCGCGCGACTACGCCGACGAAGGCATGACGGCCTACGTCGAACTCCAGGAACGCGAATTCGCCGCCGAGGCCGCCGGCTACACCGCGACGCGCCACCAGCGCGAGGTCGGCACCGGCTACTTCGACCTCGTGAGCACGGTCGTCAACCCGTCCAGCAACACCGTCGCGCTGATGGACTCCACCGAGAAGTCGCAATTCTACTGA
- a CDS encoding acyl carrier protein translates to MADDERVDITRKLVEFVEKHLLDGKDVGELTTTTPLLDWGLLNSIETTRLVAYLREEFSVRVPPTEMVARHFKDIESIADLVTSLRAPVA, encoded by the coding sequence ATGGCAGACGACGAGCGCGTGGACATCACGCGGAAGCTCGTTGAGTTCGTCGAGAAGCACCTGTTGGACGGCAAGGACGTGGGCGAGCTGACCACGACCACGCCGTTGCTGGACTGGGGGCTGCTCAACTCGATCGAAACCACCCGGCTGGTCGCCTACCTCCGCGAGGAGTTCTCCGTGCGGGTGCCCCCCACGGAGATGGTGGCCCGGCACTTCAAGGACATCGAAAGCATCGCCGACCTGGTGACCTCGCTGCGCGCGCCGGTCGCCTGA
- a CDS encoding NAD(P)/FAD-dependent oxidoreductase, which translates to MSYDYDVGIIGGGPAGSTAASYLAKAGLSVVVFEGETFPREHVGESLVPAVIPVMHDIGVIGKVEAAGFPRKYGAAWTSSDTRPTSTLDFDAGSHGLGVAEIAYEERDQDGVDRVYAWHVDRGQFDSLLLKHSEELGAKVYQGVRVNRVDFTDRDRPVLQAKIGEQPIEVAVRVVLDASGRQTLLGQQLKVKVPDKVFNQYAVHTWFEGLDRASLARRPEDADYIHVHFLPQENTWVWQIPITETITSIGVVTQKEKFKEHKDDLEGFFWNSVGTRPEMLDALKNAKRVRKFKTEGDYSYGMKQIAGDSLVLIGDAARFVDPIFSSGVSVAMNSARLAAKDVIAAHQAGDFRRERFDNYVDTLRKGVNIWYDFISMYYRLNVLFTAFIDDDRYRKDVIQMLQGDVYDAEEPAALTAMKEYVAAVEADPTHLWHGHLGSLKASSSALALF; encoded by the coding sequence GTGTCCTACGACTACGATGTCGGCATCATCGGCGGTGGCCCGGCCGGTTCCACGGCGGCGTCCTACCTGGCCAAGGCCGGCCTTTCGGTGGTGGTCTTCGAGGGCGAGACGTTCCCTCGCGAGCACGTCGGCGAGTCCCTGGTCCCCGCGGTCATCCCGGTGATGCACGACATCGGGGTCATCGGGAAGGTCGAGGCGGCCGGCTTCCCCCGCAAGTACGGCGCCGCGTGGACCTCTTCGGACACCCGCCCGACCAGCACGCTGGACTTCGACGCCGGCTCGCACGGCCTCGGCGTCGCGGAAATCGCCTACGAGGAGCGCGACCAGGACGGCGTCGACCGCGTCTACGCCTGGCACGTCGACCGCGGCCAGTTCGACTCGCTGCTGCTGAAGCACTCCGAGGAACTCGGCGCCAAGGTCTACCAGGGCGTCCGGGTCAACCGCGTCGACTTCACCGACCGCGACCGCCCGGTGCTGCAGGCGAAGATCGGCGAGCAGCCGATCGAGGTCGCCGTCCGCGTCGTGCTCGACGCGTCCGGCCGCCAGACCCTGCTGGGCCAGCAGCTCAAGGTCAAGGTGCCGGACAAGGTCTTCAACCAGTACGCGGTGCACACGTGGTTCGAGGGCCTCGACCGCGCGTCGCTGGCGCGCCGTCCCGAGGACGCCGACTACATCCACGTGCACTTCCTGCCCCAGGAGAACACCTGGGTCTGGCAGATCCCGATCACCGAGACCATCACCTCGATCGGCGTCGTCACCCAGAAGGAGAAGTTCAAGGAGCACAAGGACGACCTCGAGGGCTTCTTCTGGAACTCCGTCGGCACCCGGCCGGAGATGCTCGACGCGCTCAAGAACGCCAAGCGCGTGCGGAAGTTCAAGACCGAGGGCGACTACAGCTACGGCATGAAGCAGATCGCCGGCGACTCGCTGGTGCTCATCGGCGACGCCGCCCGCTTCGTCGACCCGATCTTCTCCAGCGGCGTCAGCGTCGCGATGAACAGCGCGCGCCTGGCGGCCAAGGACGTCATCGCCGCGCACCAGGCCGGTGACTTCCGGCGGGAGCGGTTCGACAACTACGTCGACACCCTCCGCAAGGGCGTCAACATCTGGTACGACTTCATCTCGATGTACTACCGGCTGAACGTGCTGTTCACCGCGTTCATCGACGACGACCGCTACCGCAAGGACGTCATCCAGATGCTCCAGGGCGACGTCTACGACGCCGAGGAGCCGGCGGCCCTGACCGCGATGAAGGAGTACGTCGCCGCCGTCGAGGCCGACCCCACGCACCTGTGGCACGGGCACCTCGGCAGCCTCAAGGCCTCTTCTTCGGCACTGGCGCTGTTCTAG
- a CDS encoding cation:proton antiporter domain-containing protein translates to MSSLDERTPETPDTAAPARRPRTWISYGVMVVVPVVVAFFLLRTGGDEGGTATGHLAGAPDPVAKLLFALPVIFLACRLLSAVSRKLAQPTVIGEIFAGILLGPSFLGWVWPAAYHWIFPDHLAATINTFAQIGLVIFMFLVGYELDVELVRRRSKAAVLVSHASVALPFLSGVLLAFALYPTLGAGVGRLPFSLFLAISMSITAFPVLARIITDRKMAKLPIAALALSCAAVDDITAWCLLALVVAIASATSMAATAVTVGLTVAFFAFMLFVVRPLLRRLFAPTEQGQKALPTTAVVSVLLAGLLLSALATNAIGIHPIFGAFLFGAVTPRGSLPIRQATEQMHSLTVTLLLPLFFVYTGLRTKFDLIGSDAVLWLWCALIVVVAMLGKWGGGVVAARLSGIGRRDAWSLGALMNCRGLTELAVLNIGLDLKVISPTMFAMLVIMTLVTTVATSPALSLIERYKRR, encoded by the coding sequence ATGTCATCGCTCGACGAGCGCACCCCCGAAACCCCGGACACCGCGGCCCCGGCGAGGCGGCCCCGGACCTGGATTTCCTACGGGGTCATGGTGGTCGTCCCGGTCGTCGTCGCGTTCTTCCTGCTGCGCACCGGCGGCGACGAGGGCGGGACCGCGACCGGGCACCTCGCCGGCGCGCCCGACCCGGTGGCCAAGCTGCTGTTCGCCCTGCCGGTGATCTTCCTGGCCTGCCGCCTGCTTTCGGCGGTCTCGCGGAAGCTGGCGCAGCCGACGGTGATCGGCGAGATCTTCGCCGGGATCCTGCTCGGGCCGTCGTTCCTCGGCTGGGTGTGGCCCGCGGCCTACCACTGGATCTTCCCCGACCACCTGGCCGCCACGATCAACACGTTCGCCCAGATCGGCCTGGTCATCTTCATGTTCCTGGTCGGCTACGAGCTGGACGTCGAGCTGGTTCGCCGCCGCAGCAAGGCCGCGGTGCTGGTGAGCCACGCCAGCGTCGCGCTCCCGTTCCTCTCCGGCGTGCTGCTCGCGTTCGCCCTGTACCCCACGCTGGGCGCCGGGGTCGGCCGCCTGCCGTTCTCGCTGTTCCTCGCGATTTCGATGAGCATCACGGCGTTCCCGGTGCTGGCGCGGATCATCACCGACCGCAAGATGGCGAAGCTGCCGATCGCCGCGCTCGCGCTCAGCTGCGCCGCCGTCGACGACATCACCGCGTGGTGCCTGCTGGCGCTCGTGGTCGCCATCGCGAGCGCGACCTCGATGGCCGCCACCGCGGTCACCGTGGGGCTCACGGTCGCGTTCTTCGCGTTCATGCTCTTCGTGGTTCGCCCGCTGCTGCGCCGGCTGTTCGCGCCCACCGAGCAGGGGCAGAAGGCACTGCCGACGACGGCGGTGGTGTCCGTGCTGCTGGCCGGGCTGCTGCTGTCCGCGCTGGCCACCAACGCCATCGGCATCCACCCGATCTTCGGCGCGTTCCTCTTCGGTGCCGTGACGCCGCGTGGGTCGCTGCCGATCCGCCAGGCCACCGAGCAGATGCACTCGCTGACCGTCACGCTGCTGCTGCCGCTGTTCTTCGTCTACACGGGACTGCGCACGAAGTTCGACCTGATCGGCTCGGATGCGGTGCTCTGGCTGTGGTGCGCGCTGATCGTCGTCGTGGCGATGCTGGGCAAGTGGGGCGGTGGCGTGGTCGCCGCACGGCTGTCCGGGATCGGCAGGCGGGACGCGTGGTCGCTGGGCGCGTTGATGAACTGCCGGGGGCTCACCGAGCTGGCGGTGCTCAACATCGGGCTCGACCTCAAGGTGATCAGCCCGACGATGTTCGCGATGCTGGTGATCATGACCCTGGTGACCACGGTGGCCACCTCGCCCGCGCTCTCGCTGATCGAGCGGTACAAGCGGCGCTAG
- a CDS encoding macrolide family glycosyltransferase: protein MPDITFLPYPAYGHMTPVLPVVAELVRRGHRVTCFTSGEFADRVAATGARAADYGCDLSTAQPDITNADEAARAPLDLLEQSMAVLPAVDRLPAPDLLVYDTTLWAPGRLLARKRKLPTVQLSATVASNEHFSLTKENQTFGEAVDPAHPAIARFVTRLGEYLADHGLGALTLEEFFTGGDEFTLVFLPRAFQPAGETFDERFAFVGPPAGAPAGSWRPPADGRPVVLITLGTTVNDRPEFFRTCAEAFAGLPWQVVLTLGNRVDPATLGPLPANVEAHRWIAHGDVLPHCSVFLCQGGMGSLMEALFFAVPVIAVPHHPEQHINARQIRRLGLGASLDKETVTAARIRDTVLAVDRDQDVRRRVELMRREVRAAGGAVRAAVEIEAVESEARAAANLAEGSRK from the coding sequence ATGCCCGACATCACCTTCCTGCCCTACCCCGCCTACGGCCACATGACGCCGGTGCTGCCGGTGGTCGCCGAGCTCGTCCGGCGCGGGCACCGGGTCACCTGCTTCACCTCCGGCGAGTTCGCCGACCGGGTCGCCGCTACCGGCGCCCGTGCCGCGGACTACGGCTGCGACCTGTCCACCGCGCAGCCGGACATCACGAACGCCGACGAGGCCGCCCGGGCGCCGCTGGACCTGCTCGAGCAGAGCATGGCCGTGCTGCCCGCCGTGGACCGCCTGCCCGCGCCGGACCTGCTCGTCTACGACACGACGCTGTGGGCGCCGGGCCGGCTGCTGGCCCGGAAGCGGAAGCTGCCGACCGTGCAGCTTTCGGCGACGGTGGCGTCGAACGAGCACTTCTCGCTGACCAAGGAGAACCAGACCTTCGGCGAGGCGGTCGACCCGGCGCACCCGGCGATCGCCCGGTTCGTCACGCGCCTGGGCGAGTACTTGGCCGACCACGGCCTCGGGGCGCTGACGCTGGAGGAGTTCTTCACCGGCGGTGACGAGTTCACGCTGGTGTTCCTGCCCCGCGCGTTCCAGCCGGCCGGGGAGACGTTCGACGAGCGGTTCGCCTTCGTGGGGCCGCCGGCCGGGGCGCCGGCCGGTTCGTGGCGGCCGCCCGCCGACGGCCGTCCGGTCGTGCTGATCACCTTGGGCACGACCGTCAACGACCGGCCGGAGTTCTTCCGCACCTGCGCCGAGGCGTTCGCGGGCCTGCCGTGGCAGGTCGTGCTCACCTTGGGGAACCGGGTCGATCCGGCGACGCTGGGGCCGTTGCCGGCCAATGTGGAGGCCCACCGCTGGATCGCGCACGGCGACGTCCTGCCGCACTGCTCGGTGTTCCTCTGCCAGGGCGGGATGGGCAGCCTGATGGAGGCGCTGTTCTTCGCCGTCCCCGTGATCGCCGTGCCGCACCACCCGGAGCAGCACATCAACGCCCGGCAGATCCGGCGGCTCGGCCTGGGTGCCTCCCTGGACAAGGAAACCGTGACCGCCGCGCGGATCCGGGACACGGTGCTCGCCGTCGACCGCGACCAGGACGTGCGCCGGCGCGTCGAGCTGATGCGGCGCGAGGTGCGCGCCGCGGGCGGGGCGGTCCGGGCCGCCGTCGAAATCGAAGCCGTCGAAAGCGAAGCCAGAGCCGCCGCGAACCTGGCCGAAGGGAGCCGGAAGTGA